The following coding sequences lie in one Carassius carassius chromosome 1, fCarCar2.1, whole genome shotgun sequence genomic window:
- the LOC132145414 gene encoding zona pellucida sperm-binding protein 3-like, giving the protein MGFGQVGFGLVFLFVLGFSEAQWSPSERNDWTPGVFMPRAKAQKTDSRMPPFPKKYGPSKPASAPKRFPVQTPAKSDFRRPSQDVFGVQSKEQMLGPVTKLTWQFPSLPEEPRQPVIPFDPRHFVPPNSVAAQCREGSIYVEVKKDFFGIGKLVSSSSLTLGSCSATGEDPSAQVLVFESGLHGCSSVVMVTNDELVYTFKLLHTPQEASYGVPIVRSISAVVGIECHYSRKHNVSSDSLVPSWVPYTSTEAAEEGFVFSLKLMTDDWRFERPSNQYFLGDLINLEASVLPYSHVPIRVFVDSCVATIVPDVTSVPRYSFIENNGCLVDAKLTGSRSQFMPRTRGDKLQLQLEAFRFQQPDSGLVYITCMVKVAVATTTPNPEQKACSFSANGWVSADGSDQVCGCCDSTCSTRRGSDQPHKDLWWVKTSVGPISVKESGYGRK; this is encoded by the exons GGAGTCCCAGTGAAAGAAATGATTGGACCCCAGGCGTCTTTATGCCTAGGGCAAAAGCTCAGAAGACCGACTCTAGGATGCCTCCATTTCCCAAGAAATATGGCCCCAGTAAACCTGCATCTGCACCAAAAAGATTTCCTGTCCAAACACCAGCCAAGAGTGACTTTAGGAGGCCTTCTCAAGATGTTTTTGGTGTTCAGTCAAAAGAACAGATGCTGGGTCCAGTGACAAAACTGACATGGCAGTTTCCAAGCCTGCCAGAAGAACCACGGCAGCCAGTCATCCCTTTTGATCCGCGTCACTTTGTCCCTCCCAACAGCGTAGCGGCTCAGTGTAGAGAGGGTTCCATATATGTGGAAGTCAAGAAAGACTTCTTCGGGATTGGGAAGCTAGTGAGCTCCTCTTCTCTTACACTGGGAAGCTGTAGTGCAACTGGAGAAGACCCTTCTGCTCAAGTGCTTGTCTTTGAGTCTGGATTGCATGGATGTAGCAGTGTAGTGATG GTGACTAACgatgagcttgtctacaccttCAAACTTCTCCACACCCCACAAGAGGCTTCATATGGTGTTCCTATTGTTCGGAGCATTAGTGCAGTGGTTGGAATCGAGTGTCACTATTCAAG AAAGCATAATGTGAGCAGCGACTCCTTAGTGCCCAGTTGGGTCCCATATACCTCTACTGAAGCTGCAGAGGAGGGCTTCGTCTTCTCCCTCAAGCTCATGACCG ATGACTGGAGATTTGAGAGGCCTTCTAACCAATACTTCCTGGGTGATCTCATAAATCTTGAAGCATCTGTGCTTCCATACAGCCATGTTCCCATccgtgtgtttgtggacagctgtgtggctACAATAGTCCCTGATGTCACATCTGTCCCCAGATACTCCTTTATTGAGAACAATGG GTGCCTGGTTGATGCCAAGCTCACAGGCTCCAGGTCTCAATTTATGCCCCGAACTCGAGGTGACAAGTTGCAGCTTCAGCTAGAGGCTTTCAGGTTCCAGCAACCAGACAGTGGACTG GTTTACATCACATGCATGGTGAAGGTGGCTGTAGCAACAACGACTCCAAATCCTGAACAGAAAGCttgttccttctctgctaatgg TTGGGTGTCTGCAGATGGTTCTGACCAGGTGTGTGGCTGCTGTGACTCCACATGTAGTACCAGAAGAGGAAGTGACCAGCCCCATAAAG ATCTGTGGTGGGTTAAAACCTCTGTTGGGCCCATAAGTGTTAAGGAATCTGGCTATGGCCGAAAATAA